One segment of Bacillus alkalisoli DNA contains the following:
- a CDS encoding methyl-accepting chemotaxis protein, whose product MKAEQVLKDTSITQKSSTNLLHLTHENEKQMNVMMETFNVVSSDVSESLQQIKTLQEISEQIVEMTKGIDDIADQTNLLALNASIEAARAGEEGRGFAVVASEVRKLAENSKVMSTQIKKQIEQSSNQIVNLTNRFGSMNEATQQSQTKIQQVKGGLMTVKMEMDNYLERFEQNKEDLEAIVSSFNEISNNTSNLTLLTEDLLKKSERI is encoded by the coding sequence ATGAAAGCCGAACAAGTATTAAAAGATACGTCTATTACACAAAAAAGTAGTACAAACCTTTTACATTTAACACATGAAAATGAAAAGCAAATGAACGTGATGATGGAAACATTTAATGTCGTATCAAGCGATGTTTCCGAATCACTTCAACAAATAAAAACACTTCAAGAAATCTCTGAACAAATTGTGGAGATGACAAAAGGTATTGATGACATTGCAGATCAAACAAACCTACTAGCGTTAAACGCCTCGATTGAAGCAGCGCGTGCTGGAGAAGAAGGTAGAGGCTTCGCCGTTGTTGCTAGCGAAGTTAGGAAACTTGCAGAAAATAGTAAAGTAATGAGCACACAAATTAAAAAGCAAATTGAACAAAGTAGTAACCAAATAGTAAATTTAACAAATAGATTTGGTTCAATGAATGAAGCAACTCAACAATCACAAACGAAAATCCAGCAAGTAAAAGGCGGATTAATGACGGTAAAAATGGAGATGGACAATTACTTAGAAAGGTTTGAACAAAATAAAGAAGATTTAGAGGCAATTGTTTCTTCTTTCAATGAAATTTCAAACAACACTAGTAATTTAACTCTATTAACAGAAGACTTACTAAAAAAATCTGAACGTATTTAA
- a CDS encoding ATP-grasp domain-containing protein — MQLTGWIIYEDEHASKNKSFIQWFLEEAPKLNINLHFYVQSDISFGVKNNHLFIEVQKNKAPLPDFVIMRDINPLFSKQIESLGLPCFNSSFVSSICNDKAFTHQLLASHNIPMLDTYFANRKTLLITKKAPLPFPFVLKTRTGRSGKEVFLIQNERELAHTLELLENNDLILQPLAGSPGKDVRVFIVGKTIVGAVLRYNDNDFKANYTLGGQAKEYLLSDEEIRIVENIISLFPFGMAGIDFLFDIEGKFLFNEIEDVVGCRTLCEVTDINVVKLYLEFICEQVTKGVN, encoded by the coding sequence ATGCAATTAACAGGATGGATTATTTATGAGGATGAACATGCGAGTAAAAATAAATCATTTATCCAATGGTTTTTAGAGGAAGCACCAAAATTAAACATCAACTTACACTTTTACGTACAATCTGACATTAGTTTCGGTGTGAAGAACAACCATTTATTTATTGAAGTCCAGAAAAATAAAGCTCCACTTCCCGACTTTGTTATTATGCGAGACATCAATCCGCTGTTTAGCAAGCAAATAGAATCTCTCGGTCTTCCTTGTTTTAATTCTAGTTTTGTATCTTCTATTTGCAACGACAAAGCGTTCACACACCAATTATTAGCATCACATAACATTCCGATGTTAGATACATATTTTGCAAATAGAAAAACACTTCTCATCACAAAAAAAGCTCCACTCCCCTTTCCTTTCGTCTTAAAAACTCGGACGGGGCGAAGTGGCAAGGAAGTTTTTTTGATTCAAAATGAACGTGAGTTGGCTCATACTTTAGAGTTACTTGAGAATAATGATTTAATTCTACAACCATTAGCAGGTTCACCTGGGAAAGATGTAAGAGTATTTATTGTTGGAAAAACTATTGTCGGAGCTGTTTTACGTTATAACGACAACGACTTTAAAGCTAATTACACACTCGGTGGACAAGCGAAAGAGTATTTATTGAGTGATGAAGAAATACGTATAGTAGAAAACATAATATCACTATTTCCATTTGGGATGGCTGGCATTGATTTTCTTTTTGATATAGAGGGGAAGTTTCTTTTTAACGAAATAGAAGATGTAGTTGGTTGTAGGACTTTATGTGAAGTTACAGACATTAACGTTGTGAAGCTATATTTAGAGTTTATATGTGAGCAAGTTACAAAAGGAGTGAACTAG
- a CDS encoding bifunctional folylpolyglutamate synthase/dihydrofolate synthase: MYKDITKIAEKLLLQSGNKIELGLSRMNEFLQSVANPQEQLKCIHVGGTNGKGSTVKYLEGMLMESGLTVGVFHSPYYEAINDQITVNGTYISDEEIHRIIKHFETTVKTKITEFELLTAIALYYFSSVKKVDIALIEVGMGGEDDSTNVVEPIVSIITNVGMDHADFLGNSLVEIANKKAGIIKRGVPLVSSVSQEELRHLLKNKCVDFGCDSYFLKEEFKVESINQDTLGETFNFIYKDQTIENIYIPLTGEHQIQNAALAVMTYLLLKDKQMVVSNEQHMKKGLKNVSHAGRFEIMSTSPTIILDGAHNLEAVEMLVKTIQHKFSNKDITIVFSAFKDKPIREMVNELTKLGGKIIFTTVPSPRNISAKEQYNIAGITKASYEENCETVVKQEILNCKQHNNLLVITGSLHFISIVRKYLLDLSKVEK, translated from the coding sequence ATGTATAAAGATATTACGAAAATAGCTGAAAAGTTACTTTTACAATCCGGTAACAAAATAGAATTAGGTTTATCTAGAATGAATGAATTTTTACAATCGGTTGCAAATCCGCAGGAACAACTTAAGTGCATCCATGTAGGTGGAACAAACGGCAAAGGCTCTACCGTCAAATATTTAGAAGGCATGCTAATGGAGTCTGGCCTCACTGTTGGTGTCTTTCACTCCCCGTATTACGAAGCAATAAACGACCAAATAACAGTTAACGGTACATACATAAGTGACGAAGAAATTCATCGTATTATAAAGCATTTCGAAACCACTGTAAAAACGAAAATAACAGAATTTGAATTGTTAACCGCCATAGCTCTTTACTATTTTTCATCGGTGAAAAAAGTAGATATTGCGCTAATTGAAGTCGGGATGGGTGGGGAAGACGATTCAACAAATGTCGTTGAGCCAATTGTATCGATCATTACAAATGTAGGAATGGATCATGCTGATTTTTTAGGAAACAGTTTAGTAGAAATAGCCAACAAAAAAGCGGGAATCATTAAGCGTGGAGTTCCCCTTGTTTCAAGTGTAAGTCAAGAAGAGTTACGTCATTTGTTAAAAAATAAATGTGTCGATTTCGGATGTGATTCCTACTTTTTAAAGGAAGAGTTTAAAGTAGAGTCTATTAATCAAGATACATTAGGAGAAACGTTTAATTTCATTTATAAAGACCAAACGATAGAAAATATTTATATTCCATTGACCGGTGAACATCAAATACAAAATGCTGCTCTTGCAGTGATGACTTATTTATTATTAAAAGACAAGCAAATGGTAGTCAGTAACGAGCAACACATGAAAAAGGGACTAAAGAATGTATCACACGCGGGTAGATTTGAAATTATGTCCACCTCTCCAACCATAATACTAGATGGAGCTCATAATCTTGAAGCAGTCGAGATGCTAGTAAAAACGATACAACATAAGTTTTCTAATAAAGATATCACAATTGTTTTCTCTGCATTTAAAGATAAACCTATTCGAGAAATGGTAAACGAACTCACAAAGCTAGGTGGCAAAATTATCTTTACAACCGTGCCTTCTCCAAGAAACATTAGTGCGAAGGAGCAATACAACATTGCTGGTATAACGAAAGCATCCTATGAAGAAAACTGTGAAACCGTAGTGAAGCAAGAAATATTAAATTGTAAACAACATAACAATCTATTAGTAATTACCGGTTCCTTACACTTTATATCAATAGTTCGGAAGTATTTACTAGATTTATCGAAAGTAGAAAAATAG
- a CDS encoding ATP-grasp domain-containing protein, whose amino-acid sequence MTNYTCWIIYNGNLQEAKFVDLAEWIDKAAKKHQVTSKLVKNNDLFPTIENGKAVLKGRWSHDLPDFVIFLDKDIPLAMHLEMMGIPVFNSSSCISICDNKSLTFQTLANHGIPMPKTLLAPLVFIEHGDMEPFEVAIDELKFPLVVKEAFGSFGMQVFLVQSREELHTKIKEIGNKPFLLQQFIQSSYGKDIRLNVVGDEVVASMKRISENDFRANVSNGGRMETYEPTQEEKELAIECANIVGADFAGVDLLFGEDGSPIVCEINSNAHIRNIYNCTGVNVAEFIIPHVLKKVTG is encoded by the coding sequence ATGACTAACTATACATGCTGGATTATATATAATGGTAACTTACAAGAAGCTAAGTTTGTTGATTTAGCCGAGTGGATAGATAAAGCTGCAAAAAAGCACCAGGTAACGAGTAAATTAGTTAAGAATAATGACCTCTTCCCTACTATTGAAAATGGCAAGGCTGTTCTGAAAGGAAGATGGAGTCATGACCTTCCCGACTTTGTTATTTTTCTAGACAAAGATATACCATTAGCTATGCATTTAGAAATGATGGGGATTCCTGTTTTTAATAGTTCCTCCTGTATTTCTATATGTGATAATAAATCTCTTACCTTTCAAACTTTAGCAAACCACGGTATTCCAATGCCTAAAACGTTGTTAGCTCCTCTCGTTTTTATCGAGCATGGAGATATGGAACCGTTTGAAGTAGCTATAGATGAGCTGAAGTTCCCACTTGTTGTGAAGGAAGCTTTTGGCTCGTTTGGCATGCAAGTTTTCTTAGTTCAGTCTCGAGAAGAATTACATACGAAAATAAAAGAAATTGGAAACAAACCATTTTTGCTACAACAATTCATCCAGTCTAGCTACGGGAAAGATATTCGCCTCAATGTTGTTGGCGATGAAGTCGTAGCGTCTATGAAGCGAATTTCTGAGAACGACTTTAGAGCAAACGTAAGTAATGGCGGTAGAATGGAAACGTATGAACCAACACAAGAAGAAAAAGAACTGGCTATAGAGTGCGCAAATATTGTTGGAGCGGATTTCGCTGGTGTTGACCTTTTATTTGGGGAAGATGGCTCTCCAATTGTTTGCGAAATTAATTCAAACGCCCACATCCGTAACATTTACAATTGTACTGGTGTGAACGTAGCTGAATTTATTATTCCTCATGTGTTAAAGAAAGTGACGGGATGA
- a CDS encoding PilW family protein yields MKINNEKGITLVELLAALMIAFIISGLVAAIFFQTFRNADKSDSHINLRQEANIIIQMFSTAHEKEDYTFQYTKKANGDWELKIGEITMNSRYYDIELTFNNLSAENEARSVSINTKNNDPSSSKSFSVVVGNPIDIKQLKLINKDDPSLTFELTTIISRL; encoded by the coding sequence ATGAAAATAAACAACGAAAAAGGGATAACACTTGTAGAACTTTTAGCAGCTCTCATGATAGCGTTTATCATTTCTGGATTAGTCGCGGCGATTTTTTTCCAAACATTCCGTAATGCAGATAAAAGCGATTCGCACATTAATTTACGTCAAGAAGCAAACATTATCATCCAAATGTTTTCTACCGCACATGAAAAAGAAGATTACACCTTTCAATATACAAAGAAGGCCAACGGTGATTGGGAATTAAAAATCGGGGAAATTACGATGAATAGTCGTTATTATGATATTGAATTAACTTTTAACAATCTATCAGCTGAAAATGAAGCACGAAGCGTATCCATTAACACGAAAAATAATGATCCGTCCTCTTCTAAATCTTTTTCCGTTGTGGTGGGTAACCCTATAGATATAAAACAATTAAAATTAATAAATAAAGATGATCCTTCACTAACATTTGAATTGACTACGATTATAAGTCGTCTTTAG
- a CDS encoding sensor domain-containing diguanylate cyclase: MSGLELSWQRNSLIWAAFVIFFPIIVWTGYIVSPVSIAEIPVWHVVGFTILMIILALIPIIVADVPIFLMQGVSLAVFLSFGLFVEMTLTILGVVALLIYVRISKAESYRIPINLLMFSLASLASGFIFYFLGGVHGSTNLLLPSVIVPILAHQFTYFMMNQLGLYFITNYIHRMKKKFYSIDTKWDGVTSIVVLPVGIILYMLYQQVDVAALFYVGLPFVILALILRLYHNSEKVNSYLQRAADVGHEMTEKLNVQGVLDIFLEKVTAIFPADYAAIINVLDEKEFRLLREINKHNIDAETKFMYYGGICYDVLISKKGVCYETNKKWKKPEVDKQYTLNSLMCVPVIRNQQVVGLIILAKKKKRAYDKSQLMILDILASHFGVAVEKARHYEETKKNSERCALTKLYNYRFFENVLENEFGKLVTKENTSLSLILLDLDHFKRVNDTYGHQSGNEILIQVANRLSTIVGTNGIVARYGGEEFVILLPNMERKHCYELAEKIRLNLANRAFTLKQHIKETNTAQLVKVTASIGFATAPDDAEDGLSLIRHADRAMYVGAKQAGRNKVAEYRKSS, from the coding sequence GTGTCAGGACTTGAACTTAGTTGGCAAAGAAACAGTTTAATTTGGGCTGCTTTTGTTATCTTTTTCCCAATTATTGTTTGGACAGGTTACATAGTATCACCAGTATCTATAGCAGAAATACCGGTATGGCACGTAGTAGGTTTTACTATTTTAATGATCATCCTTGCTCTCATCCCCATTATTGTTGCTGATGTTCCAATCTTTTTAATGCAAGGTGTTTCATTGGCAGTCTTTTTATCGTTTGGTTTGTTTGTTGAAATGACACTAACTATTTTAGGTGTTGTTGCCTTATTAATATATGTAAGAATAAGTAAAGCAGAGTCGTACAGAATACCTATTAACCTCTTAATGTTTTCATTAGCTTCATTAGCCTCTGGGTTTATTTTCTATTTTCTTGGAGGAGTGCACGGAAGCACAAATTTACTCTTACCATCGGTTATTGTTCCTATTCTAGCTCATCAATTCACATATTTTATGATGAATCAGTTAGGACTCTACTTTATAACAAACTACATACATAGAATGAAAAAGAAGTTTTACTCTATTGATACAAAGTGGGACGGTGTTACAAGTATAGTAGTTTTACCAGTTGGGATCATTCTTTATATGTTGTACCAGCAGGTGGATGTTGCTGCATTATTTTATGTAGGACTACCGTTTGTCATTTTAGCGCTAATTTTAAGGCTATATCATAATAGTGAAAAGGTAAATAGCTATTTACAACGTGCCGCAGATGTGGGACATGAGATGACAGAAAAATTAAATGTGCAAGGTGTTTTAGATATTTTTCTAGAAAAAGTAACGGCTATTTTTCCTGCTGACTATGCGGCGATTATAAATGTTTTGGATGAAAAAGAGTTTCGGTTGTTACGTGAAATAAATAAGCATAACATTGATGCAGAAACTAAGTTTATGTACTACGGTGGGATCTGTTATGATGTACTCATTTCTAAAAAAGGTGTTTGTTATGAAACAAATAAGAAGTGGAAAAAACCTGAAGTAGATAAACAATATACGCTAAACAGTTTAATGTGTGTGCCTGTCATACGTAACCAACAAGTAGTAGGGTTAATTATATTAGCAAAGAAAAAGAAACGTGCGTATGATAAATCACAGCTAATGATATTAGATATTCTAGCTTCTCACTTCGGCGTCGCAGTTGAAAAAGCACGCCATTACGAAGAGACGAAGAAAAACAGTGAACGTTGTGCATTAACGAAACTATATAACTATCGCTTCTTTGAAAATGTGTTGGAAAATGAGTTTGGAAAGCTAGTTACAAAGGAAAATACTAGTCTTTCACTTATTTTACTTGACCTAGATCATTTTAAGAGGGTAAACGATACGTATGGTCATCAAAGCGGAAATGAAATATTAATCCAAGTCGCAAACAGATTGTCGACGATTGTTGGTACAAACGGAATCGTTGCTCGTTACGGCGGAGAAGAGTTTGTCATTCTCTTGCCAAATATGGAACGTAAACATTGTTACGAACTAGCAGAGAAAATAAGACTTAATCTTGCAAATCGTGCATTTACATTGAAACAACATATAAAAGAAACGAACACAGCTCAACTTGTTAAAGTCACAGCGAGCATCGGCTTTGCAACAGCTCCAGATGACGCAGAAGATGGATTAAGCCTAATCCGCCACGCCGACCGTGCAATGTATGTAGGAGCGAAACAAGCTGGAAGGAATAAAGTAGCGGAGTATCGGAAATCTTCGTGA
- a CDS encoding type IV pilus modification PilV family protein produces MKIKNFKYALKNESGFSLLEILVSLVILSFVLITFFSFSNQALFFSTKNEDKLVAYNLARKTLNIVTENYTGSSQNLVISCSNFDTNYHPKLKEALEPSSCFYKVNHKTYYPEIILTKQTLSFTTPTLYVVHVKIFDSADVTKRTLLSETFGYVRGGN; encoded by the coding sequence ATGAAAATAAAAAACTTCAAATATGCACTGAAAAATGAGTCCGGCTTTTCATTACTAGAAATTCTAGTCTCACTTGTCATTTTATCGTTCGTCTTAATAACATTTTTTAGTTTCTCCAATCAAGCACTATTTTTCTCCACGAAAAATGAAGACAAACTTGTTGCTTATAATTTAGCTAGAAAAACGTTAAACATTGTAACGGAAAACTACACTGGTTCTTCACAAAACCTCGTCATTTCATGTTCCAATTTTGATACAAATTACCATCCGAAGTTAAAAGAGGCACTAGAACCTTCTTCCTGTTTTTATAAGGTGAACCATAAAACGTACTATCCAGAAATAATTTTGACGAAACAAACACTTAGTTTCACTACTCCTACCTTGTATGTAGTCCATGTGAAAATATTTGATTCTGCTGATGTTACAAAGCGAACATTACTATCGGAAACATTTGGGTATGTAAGAGGAGGAAACTAA
- a CDS encoding bifunctional folylpolyglutamate synthase/dihydrofolate synthase — MNPFQTMDEAVSFVYRSLLKAKPYQTFEDDAVTRAPYLTEELLTRLDLIPEKNKILLVTGSKGKGSTSRMIASILQNHGLKVGLFTSPHLVHYNERIRVNGKAITDERFLQYINENRLEIEKVEKMIKQPLHYLGPTGIFLSIALKHFREEETDMNVIEIGRGGMFDDTNVLPNKWAVITRIMEEHLGFLGKTIEDIAEHKLGIIKDCTESAIIGKQTDSVIPLVKKQANRTLFYGEHFHSTLNGMTIEGSEFSVTTFGGNEFSNLALPLLGSYQTENASLAIQACEVVLGNLLDESIVSSTLKKLRWPGRLEVVARDPVVILDGSINKDSAMYLKEILPFVDARMVVCIIAVPANKDYKGVIGTCSEFAHHLIVTTPDKTVKQFPDDAFAVASSYHGSVQKAEKMTDAIKIAKNLSPSVIFIVGTQSLIGSAKEVWKDELLNL; from the coding sequence ATGAATCCGTTTCAAACGATGGATGAAGCTGTTTCTTTTGTGTATCGCTCCTTATTAAAAGCAAAACCTTATCAAACATTTGAAGATGACGCCGTAACGAGAGCACCATATTTAACGGAAGAATTGTTAACAAGGTTGGATCTTATACCAGAGAAAAACAAAATTCTTTTAGTTACAGGCAGCAAAGGCAAAGGCTCTACTTCTCGTATGATAGCTTCTATTTTGCAAAATCATGGCTTAAAAGTTGGATTGTTTACGTCCCCTCATTTAGTACATTACAATGAACGTATTCGTGTGAACGGAAAAGCAATTACGGATGAAAGATTTTTGCAATACATAAACGAAAATCGCTTAGAAATCGAAAAGGTAGAGAAGATGATCAAACAGCCGCTTCACTATCTTGGCCCGACTGGCATTTTTTTATCTATTGCATTGAAGCATTTTAGAGAAGAAGAAACAGATATGAATGTTATTGAAATTGGAAGAGGTGGGATGTTTGATGATACAAACGTTTTGCCGAACAAGTGGGCTGTTATTACAAGGATAATGGAAGAGCACCTTGGATTTTTAGGAAAAACGATAGAAGATATTGCTGAACATAAGTTAGGTATTATAAAAGACTGTACCGAGAGTGCAATTATTGGTAAGCAAACAGATTCAGTTATTCCATTAGTAAAAAAGCAAGCCAATCGGACATTGTTTTACGGTGAGCATTTTCATTCTACTCTAAACGGCATGACGATTGAGGGAAGTGAATTTAGTGTCACAACATTTGGTGGGAATGAGTTTTCCAATCTAGCCCTCCCGCTGTTAGGTTCTTATCAAACAGAAAATGCTTCTTTGGCTATTCAAGCGTGTGAAGTTGTTCTCGGTAATCTGTTAGATGAGTCCATCGTCTCTTCTACTTTGAAAAAATTAAGGTGGCCTGGCCGATTAGAAGTTGTAGCGCGAGATCCTGTTGTAATATTAGATGGATCAATAAATAAAGATTCTGCTATGTATCTAAAAGAAATTTTACCTTTTGTTGATGCTAGGATGGTTGTATGCATTATTGCGGTACCAGCTAATAAAGATTATAAAGGTGTCATTGGGACATGTAGCGAGTTTGCTCACCATTTAATTGTGACAACACCGGATAAAACGGTAAAACAGTTTCCTGATGACGCATTTGCCGTAGCCAGTTCTTATCACGGTTCTGTGCAAAAAGCGGAGAAAATGACTGATGCAATTAAAATCGCCAAAAACCTCTCCCCTTCCGTCATCTTTATTGTAGGTACTCAATCATTAATTGGTAGTGCTAAGGAAGTGTGGAAGGATGAGTTACTAAATTTATAG
- a CDS encoding valine--tRNA ligase: METKEINLPTKYDPNTVEANRYQYWLDGKFFEATNDQGKEPYTIVIPPPNVTGRLHLGHAWDTTLQDILTRMKRMQGYDVLWLPGMDHAGIATQAKVEEKLRNEGISRYDLGREKFVEETWKWKEEYAEHIRQQWSKLGLGLDYSRERFTLDEGLSKAVREVFVALYKKGLIYRGEYIINWDPATKTALSDIEVIYKDVQGAFYHMRYPLADGSGHIEVATTRPETMLGDTAVAVHPEDERYKHLIGKKVILPITNREIPIVGDDYVDMEFGSGAVKITPAHDPNDFEIGNRHNLERVLVMNEDGTMNANALTYNGMDRFECRKQIVKDLQEDGVLFKIEEHMHSVGHSERSGAVVEPYLSTQWFVKMQPLADEAIALQSKEDKVNFVPNRFENTYLRWMENIRDWCISRQLWWGHRIPAWYHKETGEVHVDHEPPADIENWEQDTDVLDTWFSSALWPFSTMGWPETESIDYQRFYPTSALVTGYDIIFFWVSRMIFQGLEFTGERPFKDVLIHGLVRDEQGRKMSKSLGNGVDPMDVIDKYGADSLRYFLSTGSSPGQDLRFSMEKVEATWNFANKIWNASRFCLMNMGDLKFEEIDLTGDKSVADKWILTRLNETIETVTKLADKYEFGEVGRVLYNFIWDDFCDWYIEMAKLPLYGENEAAKKTTRSILAYVLDNTMRLLHPFMPFITEEIWQQLPHEGESITVAKWPEVRAELTDNEAASDMRLLVDIIRAVRNVRAEVNTPMSKQIKLLVKTKDETITGKLERNRSYLERFCNPSELLIGTDVSLDEQAMTAVVTGAELILPLKGLINIDEEIARLEKELAKFDKEVERVQKKLSNQGFIAKAPANVIEEERAKEKDYVEKRNAVQQRITELKGS; this comes from the coding sequence ATGGAAACTAAAGAAATCAATCTTCCAACCAAATATGATCCAAACACAGTAGAAGCAAACCGTTACCAGTACTGGTTAGACGGCAAATTTTTCGAAGCAACAAACGACCAAGGAAAAGAACCATACACAATCGTTATCCCACCACCAAACGTAACAGGTAGATTACACCTAGGCCACGCTTGGGACACAACATTACAAGATATCCTAACACGCATGAAGCGTATGCAAGGTTACGACGTACTTTGGTTACCTGGAATGGATCATGCTGGCATCGCTACACAAGCAAAAGTAGAAGAAAAACTTCGTAACGAAGGAATTTCTCGCTACGACCTAGGTCGTGAAAAGTTTGTGGAAGAAACATGGAAGTGGAAAGAGGAGTATGCTGAACATATTCGTCAGCAATGGTCCAAATTGGGGTTAGGCTTAGATTACTCTCGTGAGCGTTTCACATTAGATGAAGGGCTATCAAAAGCAGTTCGTGAAGTATTCGTTGCCCTTTACAAAAAAGGGTTAATCTATCGTGGCGAATACATTATTAACTGGGACCCTGCGACAAAAACAGCTCTATCTGATATCGAAGTTATTTACAAAGACGTACAAGGTGCGTTTTACCATATGCGTTACCCGTTAGCAGACGGTTCTGGTCATATTGAAGTAGCAACTACTCGTCCAGAAACAATGCTTGGAGATACGGCAGTAGCAGTTCACCCAGAAGATGAGCGTTACAAACATTTAATTGGCAAGAAGGTTATTTTACCTATCACGAATCGCGAAATTCCAATCGTTGGCGACGATTATGTTGATATGGAATTTGGTTCAGGTGCAGTGAAAATTACGCCAGCACATGACCCGAACGACTTTGAAATTGGAAATCGTCATAACTTAGAGCGTGTTCTAGTAATGAACGAAGACGGTACAATGAACGCTAACGCCTTAACATACAACGGCATGGACCGCTTTGAATGCCGTAAGCAAATCGTGAAAGACTTACAAGAAGATGGCGTTCTTTTCAAAATAGAAGAGCACATGCATTCTGTTGGTCATAGTGAGCGTAGTGGAGCAGTTGTGGAGCCTTATCTTTCTACTCAATGGTTTGTTAAAATGCAGCCTTTAGCAGATGAAGCAATTGCACTACAATCAAAAGAAGACAAAGTAAACTTTGTTCCAAATCGATTTGAAAACACATACTTACGTTGGATGGAAAACATTCGTGATTGGTGTATTTCTCGTCAACTATGGTGGGGACATCGAATTCCTGCTTGGTATCATAAAGAAACAGGTGAAGTTCATGTGGACCACGAACCACCAGCTGATATCGAAAACTGGGAGCAAGATACGGACGTATTAGACACATGGTTCAGTTCAGCATTATGGCCGTTTTCTACAATGGGCTGGCCAGAAACAGAATCAATTGACTACCAACGTTTTTACCCAACTTCAGCATTAGTAACAGGTTATGACATCATTTTCTTCTGGGTATCGCGCATGATTTTCCAAGGACTTGAGTTTACAGGCGAGCGACCATTCAAAGATGTACTTATCCACGGATTAGTTCGTGATGAGCAAGGGCGTAAAATGAGTAAGTCACTTGGTAATGGTGTAGACCCAATGGATGTTATCGATAAGTATGGTGCAGATTCTTTACGTTATTTCTTATCCACTGGAAGTTCTCCAGGTCAAGATTTACGTTTCTCTATGGAAAAAGTAGAAGCAACTTGGAACTTTGCGAACAAAATTTGGAATGCATCTCGTTTCTGCCTAATGAATATGGGAGATTTAAAATTCGAAGAAATCGACTTAACAGGTGATAAATCTGTTGCAGATAAATGGATTTTAACTCGCTTAAATGAAACGATAGAAACAGTAACGAAGCTAGCGGATAAATATGAGTTCGGTGAAGTTGGGCGTGTTCTTTACAACTTCATTTGGGATGATTTCTGTGACTGGTATATTGAGATGGCTAAATTACCACTTTACGGGGAGAATGAAGCGGCGAAGAAAACAACGCGTTCTATCTTAGCTTACGTATTAGATAACACGATGCGTTTATTACACCCATTCATGCCATTCATTACAGAGGAAATTTGGCAACAACTTCCGCATGAAGGTGAATCCATTACGGTTGCGAAATGGCCGGAAGTTCGTGCAGAGTTAACGGACAACGAGGCAGCAAGTGATATGCGTTTACTAGTAGATATTATAAGAGCAGTTCGTAACGTTCGTGCAGAAGTTAACACGCCAATGAGCAAGCAAATTAAACTTCTAGTTAAAACAAAAGATGAAACAATTACAGGTAAATTAGAAAGAAATCGTTCGTACTTAGAGCGATTCTGTAACCCAAGTGAATTATTAATTGGTACAGATGTATCGTTAGACGAGCAAGCTATGACAGCTGTTGTTACTGGTGCAGAGTTAATCTTACCTTTAAAAGGATTAATCAACATCGATGAAGAAATAGCACGACTAGAAAAAGAGTTAGCGAAGTTTGATAAAGAAGTGGAACGTGTACAAAAGAAATTATCGAATCAAGGCTTTATCGCAAAAGCTCCTGCAAATGTAATTGAAGAAGAGCGTGCGAAAGAAAAAGATTATGTGGAAAAGCGCAACGCAGTTCAACAACGAATTACAGAGTTAAAAGGATCCTAA